The following are from one region of the Melaminivora suipulveris genome:
- a CDS encoding ABC transporter substrate-binding protein produces the protein MPHTTKGRPLLRHGLLTIAALAACAATGASARDLIVALKTEPTSMDPQYHALTPNIQLSQTLFEGLVCSDADLSIKPCLAESWSVDGKVWTFKLRPNAKFSDGSPVTAQDVVFTLDRAGKVPNSPSSFKVYMQKVEKVEAVDPRTVRITTSELYPLLAINMVGLPIMSAKAAAGPAPEGKTTTELNSGDGLVGAGPYKFVSWKRGSEIVFERNPHYWGPAPAWDKVTYRPISNAATRVAALLAGDVDLIEDPPTDDLERLRKDPKLSVETKASNRVIYVALDQNGETTPGIQGTNGKNPLLDKRVREALSLAIDRDAVVARIMGGVATPAGQLLPYPMFGASKQLSTAPKANPDKARALLKEAGYPDGFTLVLGAPNGRYINDSKVAQTLASMWTRVGVKTTIDSNAPAVFFKNRDAYSYSAYLAGWGTATGEMSNTLNSLLVTPNKEKGLGTTNRSRYSNPEMDKLVAESATQMDNAARAATLARASEVAMADFAMLPVHFEHSVWAMKKDVSFKGRADQQTMVQYATQAK, from the coding sequence ATGCCCCACACCACCAAGGGCCGGCCGCTGCTGCGCCACGGATTGCTGACCATCGCCGCGCTGGCGGCCTGCGCCGCGACCGGCGCTTCGGCGCGCGACCTGATCGTCGCGCTCAAGACCGAGCCCACGTCCATGGACCCGCAATACCACGCGCTCACACCCAACATCCAGTTGTCGCAGACGCTGTTCGAGGGCCTGGTGTGCTCGGATGCCGATCTTTCCATCAAGCCCTGCCTGGCCGAATCGTGGAGCGTGGACGGCAAGGTCTGGACCTTCAAGCTGCGGCCCAACGCCAAGTTCTCCGACGGCTCGCCGGTGACCGCGCAGGACGTGGTGTTCACGCTGGATCGTGCGGGCAAGGTGCCCAACAGCCCGTCATCCTTCAAGGTCTACATGCAGAAGGTGGAAAAGGTGGAGGCCGTCGATCCGCGCACGGTGCGCATCACCACGTCCGAGCTGTATCCGCTCTTGGCGATCAACATGGTCGGCCTGCCCATCATGTCGGCCAAGGCGGCGGCCGGGCCGGCACCCGAGGGCAAGACGACCACCGAGCTGAATTCGGGCGACGGCCTGGTGGGCGCGGGGCCGTACAAGTTCGTCTCCTGGAAGCGCGGCAGCGAGATCGTGTTCGAGCGCAACCCGCACTACTGGGGCCCGGCGCCGGCGTGGGACAAGGTGACGTATCGCCCGATCAGCAATGCCGCGACGCGTGTTGCCGCGCTGCTGGCTGGCGACGTGGACCTGATCGAAGACCCGCCAACCGACGACCTGGAGCGCCTGCGCAAGGACCCCAAGCTGAGCGTGGAGACCAAGGCATCCAACCGCGTGATCTACGTCGCGCTGGACCAGAACGGCGAGACCACGCCCGGCATCCAGGGCACGAATGGCAAGAACCCGCTGCTGGACAAGCGCGTGCGCGAGGCGCTGTCGCTGGCGATTGACCGCGACGCGGTGGTGGCGCGCATCATGGGCGGCGTGGCGACGCCGGCCGGGCAACTGCTGCCGTATCCGATGTTCGGCGCCAGCAAGCAGCTTTCCACCGCGCCCAAGGCCAATCCGGACAAGGCCCGCGCGCTGCTGAAGGAGGCCGGCTATCCGGACGGCTTCACCCTGGTGCTGGGCGCGCCCAACGGCCGCTACATCAACGACAGCAAGGTGGCGCAGACGCTGGCCTCGATGTGGACGCGCGTGGGCGTCAAGACCACCATCGACTCCAACGCGCCGGCCGTGTTCTTCAAGAATCGCGACGCCTACAGCTACAGCGCCTACCTGGCGGGCTGGGGCACGGCGACGGGCGAGATGTCGAACACGCTGAATTCGCTGCTGGTCACGCCCAACAAGGAGAAGGGCCTGGGCACGACCAACCGCAGCCGCTACTCCAACCCCGAGATGGACAAGCTGGTGGCCGAGTCGGCCACGCAGATGGACAACGCCGCGCGCGCCGCGACGCTGGCCCGCGCCAGCGAGGTGGCCATGGCCGACTTCGCCATGCTGCCGGTCCATTTCGAGCATTCGGTGTGGGCCATGAAGAAGGACGTGTCCTTCAAGGGCCGCGCCGACCAGCAGACCATGGTGCAGTACGCCACGCAGGCGAAATAG
- a CDS encoding ABC transporter permease has product MNTSSTPLTTIPPAVAATQPLPPAETPWQRLRREFFANKLAVLGLVLVLLSVAVAVLAPWIAPQNPYDIGGLDIFDSKLPPGSKDAAGRVTYWLGTDGQARDLLSAIFYGLRTSLMVGGVSVAAALAIGSMVGLAAAYFGGWLDALLMRIVDIQLSFPAILVALILLAILGKGVDKVIIALIIVQWAYFARAARGAALVERGKEYVEAAQCLALGAPRILWRHLLPNCLPPLIVIATIDLAHAIALESTLSFLGVGVPVTEPSLGMLIANGFEFMLSGHYWISFFPGIALALTIVGINLAGDHLRDILNPHNAR; this is encoded by the coding sequence ATGAATACCTCTTCCACACCCCTGACGACGATACCGCCTGCGGTCGCGGCAACGCAGCCCCTGCCCCCGGCCGAGACGCCCTGGCAGCGCCTCAGGCGCGAATTCTTTGCCAACAAGCTGGCCGTGCTGGGGCTGGTGCTGGTGCTGCTGTCCGTCGCCGTGGCGGTGCTGGCTCCGTGGATTGCGCCGCAGAACCCGTACGACATCGGCGGGCTGGATATCTTCGACTCCAAGCTGCCGCCGGGCAGCAAGGACGCGGCCGGCCGGGTGACCTACTGGCTGGGCACGGACGGGCAGGCGCGCGACCTGCTGTCGGCCATTTTTTACGGCCTGCGTACCAGCCTGATGGTGGGCGGTGTGTCGGTGGCGGCGGCGCTGGCGATTGGCAGCATGGTGGGGCTGGCGGCGGCGTATTTCGGCGGCTGGCTGGATGCGCTCCTGATGCGCATCGTGGACATCCAATTGTCCTTCCCGGCCATCCTGGTGGCGCTGATCCTGCTGGCCATCCTGGGCAAGGGTGTGGACAAGGTCATCATCGCGCTGATCATCGTGCAGTGGGCCTACTTCGCCCGCGCGGCGCGCGGCGCGGCGCTGGTCGAGCGCGGCAAGGAGTACGTGGAGGCGGCGCAGTGCCTGGCGCTGGGCGCGCCGCGCATCCTGTGGCGGCACCTGCTGCCCAACTGCCTGCCGCCCTTGATCGTGATCGCCACCATCGACCTGGCGCATGCGATTGCGCTGGAATCGACCCTGTCCTTCCTGGGCGTGGGCGTGCCGGTGACGGAGCCTTCGCTGGGCATGCTGATCGCCAACGGCTTCGAGTTCATGCTCTCGGGGCACTACTGGATTTCGTTCTTCCCGGGCATCGCGCTGGCGCTGACCATCGTCGGCATCAACCTGGCGGGCGACCATCTGCGCGACATCCTGAACCCGCACAACGCGCGCTGA
- a CDS encoding ABC transporter ATP-binding protein: protein MGKPEHFADLPGADAQGDAVLRVRGLQTHFFTHGGVVRAVDGVDLDVRAGEIVGLVGESGSGKSITGFSVIGLIDEPGRIVAGSIRYGGRELVGLSERELQRLRGKEIAMIFQDPMMTLNPVLRVDTQMIEAIAAHERVSTAAARERALQALAMVGIPSPAERLLTYPHQLSGGMRQRVAIAIALLNRPKLIIADEPTTALDVTIQAQILHEVQKLCRETGTAMIWITHDLAVVSGLADRIAVMYAGRIVEAGSTAQVVRAPLHPYTQGLIHSIPTRATHGQLLQQIPGMTPSLLHLPAGCPFRPRCSRASDACLADPAPTHPAPGRSVRCWHPLEQAA, encoded by the coding sequence ATGGGCAAGCCCGAACATTTTGCTGACCTACCCGGCGCCGACGCGCAGGGCGATGCGGTGCTGCGCGTGCGCGGCCTGCAAACGCATTTCTTCACGCACGGCGGCGTGGTGCGCGCGGTCGATGGCGTGGACCTCGACGTGCGCGCCGGCGAGATCGTGGGGCTGGTGGGCGAATCCGGCTCGGGCAAGAGCATCACCGGGTTTTCCGTGATCGGCCTGATCGACGAGCCGGGGCGCATCGTGGCCGGCAGCATCCGCTACGGCGGGCGCGAGCTGGTGGGGCTGAGCGAGCGCGAGCTGCAGCGCCTGCGCGGCAAGGAGATCGCCATGATCTTCCAGGACCCGATGATGACGCTCAACCCGGTGCTGCGCGTCGACACGCAGATGATCGAAGCCATCGCCGCACACGAGCGCGTGAGCACCGCCGCCGCGCGCGAGCGGGCGCTGCAGGCGTTGGCCATGGTCGGCATCCCCTCGCCCGCCGAGCGGCTGCTGACCTACCCGCACCAGCTCTCGGGCGGCATGCGCCAGCGCGTGGCCATCGCCATCGCGCTGCTCAACCGTCCCAAGCTGATCATTGCCGACGAGCCAACCACGGCGCTGGACGTGACCATCCAGGCGCAGATCCTGCACGAGGTGCAAAAGCTCTGCCGCGAAACCGGCACGGCCATGATCTGGATCACGCACGACCTGGCGGTGGTCTCGGGCCTGGCGGACCGCATCGCCGTGATGTATGCCGGGCGCATTGTCGAGGCGGGCAGCACGGCGCAAGTCGTGCGCGCGCCGCTGCACCCGTACACGCAGGGCCTGATCCATTCCATCCCGACGCGCGCCACGCACGGGCAACTGCTCCAGCAGATCCCGGGCATGACGCCATCGCTGCTGCACCTGCCCGCGGGCTGCCCGTTTCGCCCGCGCTGCAGCCGCGCAAGCGATGCCTGCCTGGCCGACCCCGCCCCCACGCACCCCGCGCCTGGGCGCAGCGTGCGCTGCTGGCATCCCTTGGAGCAGGCCGCATGA
- a CDS encoding ABC transporter permease, producing MLAFIIRRLLQALLVMAVMSGLVFVGLYVVGDPVSMMASPEATELERDAIRANFGLDKPLLEQYAIFMSRAVRLDFGKSFLTGQSAMGLILERMPATLELAIVSMLLAGLVGVPLGVWAGLKPEALSTRGIMTGSVLGFSLPNFWVALMLIMVFAVYLGWLPASGRAPAVALGPFETSLLSWEGWRRILLPACTIALAKGALIIRVTRAATREALPMDYIKFARAKGLSWSRILRVHLLKNILIPIVTVFGLEFGQVVAFAVVTETIFAWPGMGKLLLDSIITLDRPVVVAYLILIVFFLVMLNLVTDILYSVLDPRVRLQTAKA from the coding sequence ATGCTCGCTTTCATCATCCGCCGCCTGCTGCAGGCCCTGCTGGTCATGGCCGTCATGTCCGGCCTGGTCTTCGTCGGCCTGTACGTGGTGGGCGATCCGGTCTCCATGATGGCCAGCCCCGAGGCCACGGAGCTGGAACGCGACGCCATCCGCGCCAATTTCGGGCTGGACAAGCCGCTGCTGGAGCAATACGCCATCTTCATGTCGCGCGCCGTGCGGCTGGATTTCGGCAAGAGCTTTCTGACCGGCCAGTCGGCCATGGGCCTGATCCTGGAGCGCATGCCGGCCACCCTGGAGCTGGCCATCGTGTCGATGTTGCTGGCCGGCCTCGTCGGCGTGCCGCTGGGCGTCTGGGCCGGCCTCAAGCCCGAGGCGCTCAGCACGCGCGGCATCATGACCGGCTCGGTGCTGGGCTTTTCGCTGCCCAACTTCTGGGTGGCGCTGATGCTGATCATGGTCTTTGCCGTCTACCTGGGCTGGCTGCCGGCCAGCGGGCGCGCGCCGGCCGTGGCGCTCGGGCCGTTCGAGACCAGCTTGCTCTCATGGGAGGGCTGGCGGCGCATCCTGCTGCCGGCCTGCACCATTGCTCTGGCCAAGGGCGCTTTGATCATCCGCGTGACGCGCGCCGCCACGCGCGAGGCGCTGCCCATGGACTACATCAAGTTCGCGCGCGCCAAGGGCCTGTCCTGGAGCCGCATCCTGCGCGTACACCTTTTGAAGAACATCCTGATCCCCATCGTCACCGTGTTCGGGCTGGAGTTCGGCCAGGTCGTGGCCTTTGCCGTGGTCACCGAGACCATCTTCGCCTGGCCGGGCATGGGCAAGCTGCTGCTGGACTCCATCATCACGCTGGATCGCCCCGTGGTCGTGGCCTATCTGATCCTGATCGTGTTCTTCCTGGTGATGCTGAACCTGGTCACGGACATCCTGTATTCGGTGCTCGACCCGCGCGTGCGCCTGCAAACGGCCAAGGCATGA